The genomic segment ACGGACTTCGGCGCCCTCATCCCCGGACTGGCGGCGGACCGTTTCGACGTGGTGAGCGCCGGGATGGCGATCACCCCGGAGCGGTGCGACAAGGTCATCTTCTCGGAACCGGAGTTCATCTCCCCCACCGCGCTGATGGTGCGCAAGGGCAATCCCAAGGGTCTGAGCGACCTCGCCTCGTGCGCCGCGAAGGGCGCCGGTGTCGGAGTGCTGACGGCCGCGGTCGAGGCCGGGTACGCCGCCGGTGCCGGTGTCGGGGACTCCAAGGTCAAGTCGCTGGCCAAGCAGCAGGACGGGCTCGACGCGCTGGTCGCGGGACGGATCGACGCGTTCGCCCTGACCGGGATATCCCTGCGCTGGCTGGCGAAGACCAACAAGGGCGCGGACGTCGAGGTGCTCGAACCGTTCCTGCCGGAGCTGAAGGGCAAGAAGCAGTACAGCCCCGGCGGCGCCGTCTTCCGGCAGAACGCCACCTCGCTGCGGGACGCGTTCAACGGCCAGTTGAAGAAGATCACCGACGACCCCGAGCACTATGTCGCGCTGATCGGGAAGTACGGCTTCACCAAGCAGGAGGTACCGCCGGCCACCCTGCGGACAGCCGACCTGTGCAAGGCGTGATGGGCGTACCTGATGAGCGAATTCCTCACACAGTTCTCCCGGTCCCTGCCGAGTGTGTGGCAGGGCGTCTCCGTCACCCTCCAGGCCACCGTGCTCAGCGCGCTGCTGGCCCTCGTCCTCGCCTTCGTCCTCGGCTTCATGTCCCGCTCGGAACACCTTCTCGTCCGCGGCCTGTCGCGGGTGGTCGTCGAGTTCCTCCGCGGCACCTCCCTGTACGTCCAGCTGTTCTGGCTGTTCTTCGCGCTGCCGATCCTCGGGTTCAAGCTTGAGCCGATGGCGTGCGCGGTCGTGGCCTTCGGCCTCAACTACGG from the Streptomyces sp. RKAG293 genome contains:
- the ehuB gene encoding ectoine/hydroxyectoine ABC transporter substrate-binding protein EhuB, whose translation is MSQRSSFSRRGFLLGTTTLTGMAVVPGLLTACSRTETGTGAPKGEGDLLAKLRKQGYVRVGFAGEAPYGFKDGTALAGEAPTLHKEIFAGLGVPDLRPTLTDFGALIPGLAADRFDVVSAGMAITPERCDKVIFSEPEFISPTALMVRKGNPKGLSDLASCAAKGAGVGVLTAAVEAGYAAGAGVGDSKVKSLAKQQDGLDALVAGRIDAFALTGISLRWLAKTNKGADVEVLEPFLPELKGKKQYSPGGAVFRQNATSLRDAFNGQLKKITDDPEHYVALIGKYGFTKQEVPPATLRTADLCKA